The Thalassotalea piscium sequence GAATACTTAGTTACGCTTAAATAACCTCAGCTCGGGTTAAGAGATAAGTTAATGGTCTGAAATTGCTAGACTTGTGGTTGTAGCAACTCACTAGCTTGATAGTTTTTCTTAATTCAAGGCAAATTCATTAAGAATAATTATTCTATTGTTTATGAATTTAACACAAAAGTAAGGAAAAATAGCTGCTAGAGAGCTATTTATTATCGCTAGTTGAGGTTAAACAACCAAAAAATCAGCAAAATAAAAAAGACGCTACTTAGCGTCTTTTTTTTGATATAAATATGCTGCTAAAATGCCTGCCACAAGCAATAATACAACACTAAGTATTATTTGTTGATTATCCCCTATTTGGATTCCTGCCCCTAACATTGCAAACAATAGCATTTGTGGAATAAACCCAAACATTGTGCCAGCTAAATAGGGTAACAAAGGTGCTTTTGCAGTACCTGCTAACACATTGGTTAAAAAATTAGACCCTGCGGGAATTAATCGGATAATAAATGCTTTAACAAAAACATCATGTGTAAAAAAGTGATTCAAGGTCGCTAGTTGCTTAGGAAATTGTTTTGATAAACGCTGATGAAAAATAAAGCGAGCAGTGAAAAAAGTTAACAAACACGCTAAGCTCGCTGCTAAAGTGGCAAAAAACGTACCGTAGAGTGTACCTAACAGGTAGCCTGAGCTAAAAGCTGCAATTTGCCTTGGTAAGCCCATACTCATCAACAAAGACAAAATTAGAAAGCTAAATGCGAACTCTCCAATATCTTTAGGCTTATATTGCTGAACAATGTTATTAACGAGTGCTTGATCAACAGTAAAATAAAAAACAAGTGGCAGTAGCAGCACTGCAAACATCGTAAGGCTGACAGTAGCAGATAAACGCTTAGAAGAAAGGTTCAATGCTTTTATGAGTCCTTTTGTAAATTAGCTAAAATTTTAGCTTTAGCACTAATAAATTCATCTTCAGTTAAATAACCTTTAGATTTTAAATTAGCCAACTTGTTCAATGCCTCAATAAGTTGAGTGTCTATACTACTGCTATCAACACCATCACTCTTTTTTTCTTGAATATGTTCATTTGCTTGCGGTTTATTAGGTAAAGATGTAGGCGGTTGGGTTGCCGTGTCCTCACTTGCTTGAGAGTTTTTGCTGGCTTGTTCTTGTTCTGTTAGCTTACTTTTTTGAGTTTCAGCTGGTTTTTCTGGTGCACTTTTAGCTACAACTTTAGGTGGATGTACTATTTTAACAATTCGCTTACCTGTTTTCTCAGGCGATAATTGGGCCGAGATAAACCAACACCATTCTTTTATATCAGCAGTTACTTT is a genomic window containing:
- a CDS encoding TVP38/TMEM64 family protein, which codes for MNLSSKRLSATVSLTMFAVLLLPLVFYFTVDQALVNNIVQQYKPKDIGEFAFSFLILSLLMSMGLPRQIAAFSSGYLLGTLYGTFFATLAASLACLLTFFTARFIFHQRLSKQFPKQLATLNHFFTHDVFVKAFIIRLIPAGSNFLTNVLAGTAKAPLLPYLAGTMFGFIPQMLLFAMLGAGIQIGDNQQIILSVVLLLVAGILAAYLYQKKDAK